The Maylandia zebra isolate NMK-2024a linkage group LG7, Mzebra_GT3a, whole genome shotgun sequence genome contains a region encoding:
- the LOC101483510 gene encoding AN1-type zinc finger protein 5 produces the protein MAQETNQSPVPILCATGCGFYGNPRTNGMCSVCHKEHLSRQNNGGVGSLSGVGSSSTAEASAIQRLEATLNNAAAAAVAAAEVAAEAAAASDAAAATEALSGISPAISVTQQMTEMSLSSEEKGVSGSKVELIEPVVSQPAVSASHPSTAGSEDSKSPEPPKPKKNRCFMCRKKVGLTGFDCRCGNLFCGIHRYSDKHNCPYDYKAEAAAKIRKENPVVVAEKIQRI, from the exons ATGGCCCAGGAGACCAATCAAAGCCCAGTTCCTATCCTCTGTGCCACTGGCTGTGGTTTTTATGGCAACCCCAGGACTAACGGCATGTGCTCCGTGTGCCACAAGGAGCACCTGTCACGACAGAATAATGGAGGAGTTGGTTCTTTGAGTGGAGTGG GCAGCAGCTCCACAGCTGAGGCTTCTGCAATCCAGAGGTTAGAGGCCACCCTGAATAATGCTGCGGCTGCTGCAGTTGCTGCTGCAGAGGTGGCAGCTGAGGCCGCCGCTGcctctgatgctgctgctgccacagaGGCACTCAG TGGGATTTCACCTGCCATTTCTGTAACACAACAGATGACTGAGATGAGTCTCTCCTCTGAAGAGAAAGGAGTGTCAGGCAGTAAAGTGGAGCTCATAGAGCCAG tTGTGAGTCAGCCAGCCGTCTCAGCCTCGCATCCCTCCACTGCTGGCAGTGAAGACTCCAAATCCCCCGAGCCCCCCAAACCCAAGAAGAATCGGTGCTTCATGTGTCGTAAAAAGGTTGGCCTTACAG gtTTTGACTGTCGCTGTGGAAATCTGTTTTGCGGAATTCACCGTTACTCCGATAAGCACAACTGTCCATACGACTATAAAGCTGAAGCTGCCGCAAAGATCCGTAAGGAGAACCCCGTTGTAGTTGCTGAAAAGATCCAGAGAATATGA